One Vicugna pacos chromosome X, VicPac4, whole genome shotgun sequence DNA window includes the following coding sequences:
- the RAP2C gene encoding ras-related protein Rap-2c isoform X1 translates to MGRGGASAGSGVGLSAAAAGGRRKEGRWRFSEGPFAKAIAPNRNRPRRSRPGRARPQSHPARPEEVGLSPPEVIPSSLGELGHLNQCVRETLPGVCWGGGGVGEKKKSWVRQESQRPPPPPPDGPRLFPLCEPQRRGGGETEEPAGGHGLGVTEPPGRPGGCGRQGRTTPAGAAAQRPARAATTGAEPTGLGRLGGATRKRGPWAPLCEGRGRGAGQPLAAGSADASLTAGGLRPSRGAHPFPLGGAFRPPPHSGLLPARPLPTPPAWASVPIGRASPSHPHPPDTSLFPLPLL, encoded by the exons ATGGGACGCGGAGGGGCTTCCGCGGGGTCGGGGGTGGGACTGTCGGCAGCAGCGGCAGGCGGGCGGAGAAAGGAAGGACGCTGGAGGTTCTCAGAGGGGCCCTTTGCCAAGGCCATAGCCCCGAACCGAAACCGTCCCCGGCGGTCTCGGCCGGGCAGGGCGCGGCCCCAGAGCCACCCGGCTCGCCCCGAAGAGGTGGGACTTTCCCCACCGGAAGTGATCCCGTCCAGTCTCGGGGAACTGGGGCACCTCAACCAGTGTGTCAGGGAAACCCTTCCGGGTGTgtgctgggggggtgggggggtgggtgaGAAAAAAAAGAGCTGGGTTCGCCAGGAGTCccagcggccgccgccgccgccgccggacgGCCCCCGCCTCTTTCCCCTCTGCGAGCCGCAGCGCCGGGGCGGCGGTGAGACGGAGGAGCCGGCCGGTGGCCATGGCCTTGGCGTGACAGAGCCTCCCGGGCGGCCGGGCGGGTGCGGACGGCAGG GCCGGACGACGCCCGCGGGAGCCGCGGCCCAGAGACCCGCCCGGGCGGCAACGACTGGAGCGGAGCCCACAGGCCTGGGCCGGCTCGGCGGCGCGACCAGGAAGCGGGGTCCCTGGGCCCCTTTGTGTGAAGGGCGGGGGAGGGGTGCGgggcagcccctggctgcgggctcCGCAGACGCCAGCCTTACCGCGGGGGGCCTCCGTCCGTCCCGCGGCGCCCACCCCTTCCCTCTGGGGGGCGcattccgcccccccccccactccgGGCTGCTCCCGGCTCGCCCTCTCCCCACGCCCCCTGCCTGGGCTTCAGTTCCTATAGGAAGGGCATCACCATCCCATCCCCACCCACCCGACACTTcgctctttcccctccccctcctttaa